A region from the bacterium genome encodes:
- a CDS encoding HIT domain-containing protein: MKRLWAPWRIVYIESGDLDSDKCFLCEAKDRAEKDDDNLVLYRGEHCFVIMNKYPYNNGHLMIAPYRHIGELEKLSDEELLEMMQLARLSVSAIKKSMGAQGFNIGFNVGRVAGAGRADHIHLHIVPRWGGDTNFMPVLADVKVISEELKRTYERLLPYFRKVLE, encoded by the coding sequence ATGAAGCGACTTTGGGCACCATGGCGTATCGTTTACATTGAAAGTGGAGACCTCGATAGCGATAAATGCTTCCTTTGCGAAGCCAAGGATAGAGCTGAAAAGGATGACGATAATCTTGTGCTTTACCGTGGTGAACACTGCTTTGTGATTATGAACAAATATCCGTATAATAACGGGCATCTTATGATTGCTCCTTACAGGCATATAGGTGAATTGGAAAAGTTAAGTGATGAGGAACTTCTTGAGATGATGCAGCTTGCGAGGTTGTCTGTTAGCGCGATAAAAAAGTCGATGGGGGCGCAGGGATTTAACATAGGATTCAATGTTGGTCGGGTTGCGGGTGCTGGAAGAGCGGACCACATCCATCTTCATATAGTTCCACGGTGGGGTGGCGACACAAACTTTATGCCCGTTCTTGCGGATGTCAAAGTGATTTCCGAGGAGTTGAAAAGGACTTACGAGAGGCTTTTACCTTATTTCAGGAAGGTGCTTGAATGA